One window from the genome of Eucalyptus grandis isolate ANBG69807.140 chromosome 7, ASM1654582v1, whole genome shotgun sequence encodes:
- the LOC104454853 gene encoding uncharacterized protein LOC104454853: MGDEGGDGGGGGGGGDRGGGGGVGEATSPSNKVKFLCSHGGKILPWPNDGHLKYVGGETRVISISRDASFSDLMKKLSAPIDADVVLKYQVAPEDLDALVTVRTDEDLRHMLDEYDRHESGRNPRLRAFLFPANPTVVENLTAALEPQAPEQRYVDAINGIVRTIPNVRMAPLRVNRAAFSISSACSSPKSPSPDSSRSTDATAQETFTFNARRLPMSKVQSSPSLCSLGNNAPAPNNGFGNRQCIHQHHHYHYPNYQRQEHHPGSYHTIRPPQDPHKGIGGGERLHPALPSGRADIGRSYLGQGLNPYYGSQRHHGAGGGGYNYCGYSDECGGYAGTRYERADSLPASPRRAYWDGSYYKVDLPN; this comes from the exons ATGGGAGACgaaggcggcgacggcggaggcggaggcggtggcggcgaccgTGGAGGTGGTGGCGGAGTCGGGGAGGCGACGTCGCCGAGCAACAAGGTCAAGTTCCTGTGCAGCCACGGCGGGAAGATCCTGCCGTGGCCCAACGACGGCCACCTCAAGTACGTGGGCGGCGAGACCCGGGTCATCTCCATCTCTCGCGACGCGTCTTTCTCCG ATTTGATGAAGAAGCTGAGTGCCCCGATCGATGCGGACGTGGTCCTGAAGTATCAGGTGGCGCCGGAGGATCTCGACGCGCTGGTGACGGTGCGGACTGACGAGGATCTCAGGCACATGCTCGACGAGTACGACCGCCACGAGAGCGGCAGGAACCCGAGGCTCCGGGCCTTCCTGTTCCCCGCCAACCCGACCGTGGTCGAGAACCTGACGGCCGCCCTGGAGCCGCAGGCGCCGGAGCAGCGCTACGTCGACGCCATCAACGGCATCGTCCGGACCATCCCCAACGTGAGGATGGCCCCTCTCCGCGTGAACCGTGCCGCGTTCAGCATATCCTCCGCCTGCTCCTCGCCGAAATCGCCGTCCCCGGACAGCAGCCGCTCGACCGACGCCACGGCACAGGAGACCTTCACGTTCAACGCGAGGCGGCTCCCAATGAGCAAGGTCCAAAGCTCGCCTAGCCTGTGCAGCCTCGGCAACAATGCCCCGGCGCCGAACAACGGGTTCGGCAACCGCCAATGCATTCACCAGCACCACCATTATCACTACCCGAACTACCAGAGGCAGGAACACCACCCTGGCAGCTACCACACCATTAGGCCGCCTCAGGACCCCCACAAAGGgatcggcggcggcgagcggctCCACCCGGCTCTGCCGTCGGGGAGGGCCGACATCGGTAGGAGCTACCTGGGTCAGGGATTGAACCCCTACTACGGGTCGCAAAGGCATCATGGGGCCGGCGGGGGAGGTTATAACTACTGCGGCTACTCCGACGAGTGCGGGGGTTATGCAGGCACAAGGTACGAGCGGGCGGATAGTCTGCCGGCGAGCCCGAGAAGGGCCTATTGGGATGGATCCTACTACAAGGTAGACCTGCCGAATTGA